The following proteins are co-located in the Solenopsis invicta isolate M01_SB chromosome 7, UNIL_Sinv_3.0, whole genome shotgun sequence genome:
- the LOC105201052 gene encoding lysophosphatidylserine lipase ABHD12 isoform X1 — MSMYLLLAAIVPIVILEIWYMGICLTWTMKISLLLYLIIFGLLPLIFHYSYTLQKKILFLNFVYWPLKVEFNPKLIGLEGARNFYLHTDQQVKIGAWQILPRSLLNNSIPATDEAYEAVLSNAEQPVFLYMHGNSGNRASSHRLELYKLFQDLDYHVICFDYRSYGDSDVVELSEKGVVMDSKYVLEWVMKKVNGSAPIFVWGHSLGTGVSTHVLDLLAAENIQPTGLFLEAPFNNIQDELTEHPFAQVFKHLPWFHWIAVEPFYKNNLRFESDKHITKINCPIIILHAEDDGVIPVFLAEKLYQSAVDSFGNNTNRIEMIKIDSSYGFGHKYICRWKELPNIIKTFVVKAHGNWTE, encoded by the exons ATGTCGATGTACCTACTATTAGCGGCGATAGTACCGATCGTCATCCTTGAGATTTGGTACATGGGAAT atGCCTGACTTGGACTATGAAGATATCTTTGCTgctatatcttattatttttggGCTTCTGCCtctaatttttcattattcttataCTCTTCAGAAGaagatactttttttaaattttg tatattgGCCACTTAAAGTAGAGTTTAATCCAAAATTGATTGGGCTGGAAGGtgctagaaatttttatttacatactgACCAGCAAGTAAAGATAGGTGCATG GCAGATATTACCACggtctttattaaataattccattCCTGCGACAGATGAAGCTTATGAGGCAGTTTTAAGTAATGCTGAACAACCTGTATTTTTGTACATGCATGGAAATAGTGGTAATAGAGCAAGTTCGCATAGACTCGAGCTTTATAAGCTCTTCCAAGATCTAGATTATCATGTTATATGTTTTGATTATAGAA GCTATGGCGATAGCGATGTAGTCGAGCTCTCCGAGAAAGGCGTAGTTATGGATAGTAAATATGTTCTTGAGTGGgtaatgaaaaaagttaatggtTCCGCTCCGATTTTTGTTTGGGGGCATTCTCTAGGAACCGG agtTTCTACGCATGTATTAGATCTGCTAGCAGCTGAGAATATACAACCAACTGGATTGTTTCTGGAAGCTCCATTTAATAACATACAAGATGAATTAACAGAACATCCGTTTGCACAg GTATTCAAGCACTTACCATGGTTCCATTGGATAGCAGTTGAACcattttataagaataatcTGAGATTTGAGTCTGACAAGCATATTACTAAGATTAACTGtcctattataatattacatgctGAAGATGATGGTGTAATTCCAGTTTTTTTGGCAGAAAAG CTTTATCAATCAGCAGTAGATAGTTTTGGGAATAATACAAATCGTattgaaatgataaaaatagattcATCCTATGGATTTGGACATAAATATATCTGTAGGTGGAAGGAATTGCCTAATATAATTAA GACATTTGTCGTCAAAGCACATGGAAATTGGACTGAATAA
- the LOC105201648 gene encoding glycerol kinase has translation MEREDANGNAEEDANGDTEDTATASERGTPEGFDSLEDSTASLEMEQSETGRRTSIFKYYSYKNVDTIPNTVKKTGPLVGVVDVGTRTVRFVVFNAKHVAEVASHQIDIEQISPQEGWVEQDPKEILFAVKACIKDVIRKLDVLGMKIDEIVTVGITNQRETTVVWDAITGDPLYNAIVWSDIRTDATVDQVIAKFPDQSKNHLKPLCGLPVSPYFSALKIRWLKDHVRAVRKAIRDRRCKVGTMDTWVIWNLTGGKDGGLYITDVTNASRTMLMNIETLSWDPTLCRYFDIPMQMLPEIRSSSEIYGKILIGPLSGIPISGILGNQQSALVGQNCLKKGQAKNTYRSGCFLLCNTGYTRVYSSHGLVTTVAYQLGPKNPPVYALEGSIAVAGAAIKWLRDNMKLIKDVHESEHLAQSVFSTGDVYFVPAFTGLYAPYWRKDARGIICGLTAFTTKQHIIRASLEAVCFQTRDILEAMYKDCGFPLTKLNTDGKMSTNNLLMQLQADLCGTPVFRSTMPDITALGVAMAAGHAEGIDVWDLEGEEIETVPTDTFLPTTTPEERDARYKKWKMAVERSLGWATGKMSDQMTDERYCILASIPASWFLISSFVLLRLSYYIANR, from the exons ATGGAACGGGAAGACGCGAATGGAAATGCGGAAGAGGACGCTAACGGAGATACGGAGGACACGGCGACCGCGAGCGAGCGGGGCACTCCTGAAGGATTCGACTCTCTCGAGGACTCGACCGCGTCGCTGGAGATGGAGCAATCGGAGACCGGTCGCAGGACGAGCATCTTCAAGTATTACTCGTACAAGAATGTAG ATACAATTCCAAACACTGTGAAAAAAACAGGCCCTCTTGTTGGCGTGGTTGATGTTGGCACACGGACTGTTCGTTTTGTG GTATTTAATGCAAAACACGTCGCAGAGGTTGCGTCTCATCAAATCGACATAGAGCAAATCAGTCCGCAAGAGGGATGGGTGGAACAGGATCCTAAAGAGATCCTTTTTGCGGTAAAGGCCTGCATTAAGGACGTAATTCGTAAATTGGACGTGCTGGGTATGAAAATTGACGAAATCGTTACAGTGGGTATTACCAACCAGAGAGAAACTACGGTAGTGTGGGATGCGATTACCGGTGATCCGCTTTATAATGCCATAG TGTGGTCCGATATTAGAACTGACGCAACTGTAGATCAAGTCATAGCAAAGTTTCCGGATCAAAGTAAGAATCATCTGAAACCCTTATGCGGTTTGCCTGTGAGTCCGTATTTCTCCGCTTTGAAGATTCGTTGGTTGAAGGATCATGTGCGGGCTGTAAGGAAAGCAATTCGCGACAGGCGATGCAAAGTGGGGACTATGGATACGTGGGTTATTTGG AATTTAACGGGGGGTAAAGATGGTGGATTATATATTACTGATGTTACGAATGCATCGAGAACGATGTTAATGAATATTGAAACGCTTTCCTGGGATCCTACATTATGCAGATATTTCGACATTCCTATGCAAATGCTACCGGAGATCAGAAGCAGTTCCGAGATATATGGCAAAATTTTGATTGGTCCGCTATCTGGTATTCCCATATCCGGC ATTTTAGGTAACCAACAATCTGCTTTGGTCGGACAGAATTGCTTGAAGAAGGGCCAAGCGAAAAATACGTATAGGAGTGGTTGCTTTCTGTTGTGTAACACTGGCTATACA AGAGTATATTCTTCTCATGGATTGGTTACAACAGTGGCATATCAGTTAGGTCCGAAGAATCCACCTGTCTATGCGTTAGAAGGTTCAATTGCAGTTGCAGGTGCAGCTATTAAATGGTTGCGAGATAACATGAAGCTCATAAAAGACGTTCATGAAAGTGAACATTTGGCTCAAAGTGTATTTAGTACGGGAGATGTCTATTTCGTACCCGCCTTTACAGGATTATATGCACCTTATTGGAGAAAAGATGCAAGAGG GATAATTTGTGGTCTTACTGCGTTCACCACAAAGCAACACATAATTAGGGCGTCTCTCGAAGCGGTGTGCTTTCAAACTAGGGACATTCTCGAGGCGATGTACAAAGATTGCGGATTTCCATTAACGAAGTTAAACACAGATGGAAAAATGTCGACTAATAATCTTCTTATGCAGTTGCAGGCTGACTTGTGTGGTACACCAGTAT TTAGATCAACTATGCCTGATATCACGGCTTTAGGTGTAGCGATGGCTGCTGGACACGCTGAAGGGATAGATGTTTGGGACCTGGAAGGCGAAGAAATAGAAACAGTGCCAACCGATACTTTTCTTCCAACTACCACGCCGGAAG agaGGGATGCTAGGTATAAGAAATGGAAAATGGCGGTGGAAAGGAGTCTGGGTTGGGCAACAGGAAAAATGTCCGATCAAATGACAG ATGAAAGATACTGCATATTGGCATCTATTCCTGCCAGTTGGTTCTTGATATCGAGCTTCGTTCTCTTGCGGTTAAGTTATTATATAGCGAACCGGTGA
- the LOC105200890 gene encoding mRNA (2'-O-methyladenosine-N(6)-)-methyltransferase isoform X3, with protein MEAIPRREKPRISPGRFHIFCNQGAYQTMNEVSGGKQDVPNTSNWEALSGQSVSSLPPMHHHHQVLQQDTNSTVAQVIVPTPVKLQTPILTPAQTVADHCPQLGHIQQPPLITQGTPPGSFPELELSLELQQQGWKKFWSKRENRPYFWNKLTGESLWVLPSLKPQFDPITDPLGICGVPPPPGNGTIPPSTPGATLKRRASEDGAVPPAKKFVLAGPWDLDIPTNVIIYERAPSNLMHVHPAAEALRCALLAKLRQCYQELCHTRESIDAPKDSFNRWLMERKVIDCGSDPLLPSQCFPEISMSMYREIMNDIPIKLVRPKFTGDARKQLSRYAEAAKKMVESRAASPESRKVVKWNAEDTFQWLRRTVGATFDDFQDRLAHLKRQCQPHLTATVKVSVEGICLKIYHLSTEYAKKVKDKNNQILKDNGLGDVIPLGGPASTQRKVWCYPVQFSLPTPRLPQVDYLPEREQVMLRFHGDTMYINNTHFAKLEHLYRYNSFDDKKFEMFLSRVWCMLKRYQTYLGINEGQATQMALPVTVFECLQRSEERRVRRAKGWRATAWQSVNTGSRRRVSVDRPLFTRACVVVRISAPISSSSLITGRGVKRPSEVCADALVGISTGRAAAALVARVISVERGRAAIPTAAASAAAPAAEKAFQKTTSFDHKVTATATGTT; from the exons ATGGAAGCGATTCCGCGACGTGAGAAACCGCGTATCTCCCCGGGACGTTTTCACA TATTTTGCAACCAAGGTGCATATCAAACCATGAACGAAGTAAGCGGAGGAAAGCAAGATGTACCCAATACCTCAAATTGGGAAGCTTTATCAGGGCAATCGGTGTCATCGTTGCCACCCATGCATCACCATCATCAAGTACTACAGCAAGATACAAATTCAACAGTAGCACAAGTTATAGTTCCTACACCTGTTAAGCTCCAAACACCTATATTAACACCTGCACAGACTGTAGCCGATCATTGTCCACAACTTGGGCACATACAGCAACCACCTCTTATAACTCAG GGTACACCACCAGGAAGCTTTCCAGAGCTTGAGTTATCTCTGGAACTTCAACAACAAGGATGGaagaaattttggagtaaacgGGAAAATCGACCATATTTCTGGAATAAATTGACTGGAGAATCTTTGTGGGTGTTACCTTCTCTGAAACCTCAG TTTGATCCAATCACGGATCCACTTGGCATTTGTGGTGTGCCACCGCCACCTGGGAATGGTACTATTCCACCTAGTACGCCAGGTGCTACATTAAAACGAAGAGCATCAGAGGATGGAGCAGTTCCACCAGCAAAGAAATTTGTATTGGC GGGTCCATGGGATCTGGACATACCTACGAATGTTATAATATATGAGCGAGCACCATCAAATTTGATGCATGTTCATCCCGCGGCGGAGGCTCTGCGTTGCGCTTTATTAGCAAAGCTGCGGCAGTGTTATCAAGAGTTATGCCACACTCGCGAATCTATAGACGCGCCGAAAGATTCCTTCAACAGGTGGCTGATGGAACGGAAAGTCATCGATTGTGGCTCAGATCCATTGTTACCGAGTCAATGCTTCCCTGAAATTTCAATGTCGATGTATCGTGAGATCATGAACGATATTCCTATTAAATTGGTTAGGCCGAAGTTCACGGGAGATGCGAGGAAACAGTTGTCACGTTATGCTGAAGCGGCGAAAAAGATGGTTGAATCGAGAGCGGCATCGCCCGAGAGTCGGAAAGTGGTCAAGTGGAATGCGGAGGATACTTTTCAGTGGTTGAGAAGAACGGTTGGCGCCACATTTGACGATTTCCAGGACAGGCTTGCCCATCTGAAGCGACAGTGTCAACCACATCTCACAGCGACCGTTAAAGTTAGCGTTGAGGGGATATGCctgaaaatttatcatttatcgACGGAATATGCAaagaaagtgaaagacaaaAACAATCAGATTCTTAAGGACAATGGTCTAGGGGATGTTATACCGCTAGGAGGTCCTGCTAGCACGCAGAGAAAAGTTTGGTGTTATCCAGTGCAATTTTCCCTTCCCACACCGAGACTTCCACAGGTGGATTACCTTCCTGAGcgcgagcaagtaatgctgcGTTTTCACGGTGACACCATGTATATTAATAACACGCACTTTGCTAAACTGGAACATTTGTATAGGTATAACAGTTTTGATGACAAAAAGTTTGAAATGTTTCTGTCACGCGTGTGGTGTATGCTGAAACGTTATCAGACGTACCTCGGAATCAACGAGGGCCAAGCAACTCAAATGGCTCTTCCGGTGACAGTTTTCGAATGCCTTCAGAGATCG GAAGAGC GTCGTGTAAGGAGGGCGAAAGGGTGGCGGGCGACAGCATGGCAATCGGTGAACACGGGTTCCCGTCGTCGCGTGTCCGTTGATCGGCCCTTGTTTACGCGCGCGTGTGTGGTAGTGCGCATATCCGCGCCAATTTCGTCATCGTCGTTAATTACCGGACGCGGCGTCAAGCGTCCGTCTGAGGTATGCGCGGACGCTCTCGTCGGGATATCGACCGGCCGTGCAGCAGCCGCTCTTGTTGCAAGGGTGATCTCTGTGGAGCGTGGACGAGCCGCGATTCCGACCGCTGCCGCGAGTGCCGCGGCACCTGCAGCA GAAAAGGCGTTCCAGAAGACGACGTCATTCGATCATAAAGTCACCGCAACGGCAACAGGAACGACGTGA
- the LOC105201052 gene encoding lysophosphatidylserine lipase ABHD12 isoform X3 produces the protein MDMDMYNGKCLTWTMKISLLLYLIIFGLLPLIFHYSYTLQKKILFLNFVYWPLKVEFNPKLIGLEGARNFYLHTDQQVKIGAWQILPRSLLNNSIPATDEAYEAVLSNAEQPVFLYMHGNSGNRASSHRLELYKLFQDLDYHVICFDYRSYGDSDVVELSEKGVVMDSKYVLEWVMKKVNGSAPIFVWGHSLGTGVSTHVLDLLAAENIQPTGLFLEAPFNNIQDELTEHPFAQVFKHLPWFHWIAVEPFYKNNLRFESDKHITKINCPIIILHAEDDGVIPVFLAEKLYQSAVDSFGNNTNRIEMIKIDSSYGFGHKYICRWKELPNIIKTFVVKAHGNWTE, from the exons ATGGATATGGATATGTATAATGGAAA atGCCTGACTTGGACTATGAAGATATCTTTGCTgctatatcttattatttttggGCTTCTGCCtctaatttttcattattcttataCTCTTCAGAAGaagatactttttttaaattttg tatattgGCCACTTAAAGTAGAGTTTAATCCAAAATTGATTGGGCTGGAAGGtgctagaaatttttatttacatactgACCAGCAAGTAAAGATAGGTGCATG GCAGATATTACCACggtctttattaaataattccattCCTGCGACAGATGAAGCTTATGAGGCAGTTTTAAGTAATGCTGAACAACCTGTATTTTTGTACATGCATGGAAATAGTGGTAATAGAGCAAGTTCGCATAGACTCGAGCTTTATAAGCTCTTCCAAGATCTAGATTATCATGTTATATGTTTTGATTATAGAA GCTATGGCGATAGCGATGTAGTCGAGCTCTCCGAGAAAGGCGTAGTTATGGATAGTAAATATGTTCTTGAGTGGgtaatgaaaaaagttaatggtTCCGCTCCGATTTTTGTTTGGGGGCATTCTCTAGGAACCGG agtTTCTACGCATGTATTAGATCTGCTAGCAGCTGAGAATATACAACCAACTGGATTGTTTCTGGAAGCTCCATTTAATAACATACAAGATGAATTAACAGAACATCCGTTTGCACAg GTATTCAAGCACTTACCATGGTTCCATTGGATAGCAGTTGAACcattttataagaataatcTGAGATTTGAGTCTGACAAGCATATTACTAAGATTAACTGtcctattataatattacatgctGAAGATGATGGTGTAATTCCAGTTTTTTTGGCAGAAAAG CTTTATCAATCAGCAGTAGATAGTTTTGGGAATAATACAAATCGTattgaaatgataaaaatagattcATCCTATGGATTTGGACATAAATATATCTGTAGGTGGAAGGAATTGCCTAATATAATTAA GACATTTGTCGTCAAAGCACATGGAAATTGGACTGAATAA
- the LOC105201052 gene encoding lysophosphatidylserine lipase ABHD12 isoform X5: MKISLLLYLIIFGLLPLIFHYSYTLQKKILFLNFVYWPLKVEFNPKLIGLEGARNFYLHTDQQVKIGAWQILPRSLLNNSIPATDEAYEAVLSNAEQPVFLYMHGNSGNRASSHRLELYKLFQDLDYHVICFDYRSYGDSDVVELSEKGVVMDSKYVLEWVMKKVNGSAPIFVWGHSLGTGVSTHVLDLLAAENIQPTGLFLEAPFNNIQDELTEHPFAQVFKHLPWFHWIAVEPFYKNNLRFESDKHITKINCPIIILHAEDDGVIPVFLAEKLYQSAVDSFGNNTNRIEMIKIDSSYGFGHKYICRWKELPNIIKTFVVKAHGNWTE, encoded by the exons ATGAAGATATCTTTGCTgctatatcttattatttttggGCTTCTGCCtctaatttttcattattcttataCTCTTCAGAAGaagatactttttttaaattttg tatattgGCCACTTAAAGTAGAGTTTAATCCAAAATTGATTGGGCTGGAAGGtgctagaaatttttatttacatactgACCAGCAAGTAAAGATAGGTGCATG GCAGATATTACCACggtctttattaaataattccattCCTGCGACAGATGAAGCTTATGAGGCAGTTTTAAGTAATGCTGAACAACCTGTATTTTTGTACATGCATGGAAATAGTGGTAATAGAGCAAGTTCGCATAGACTCGAGCTTTATAAGCTCTTCCAAGATCTAGATTATCATGTTATATGTTTTGATTATAGAA GCTATGGCGATAGCGATGTAGTCGAGCTCTCCGAGAAAGGCGTAGTTATGGATAGTAAATATGTTCTTGAGTGGgtaatgaaaaaagttaatggtTCCGCTCCGATTTTTGTTTGGGGGCATTCTCTAGGAACCGG agtTTCTACGCATGTATTAGATCTGCTAGCAGCTGAGAATATACAACCAACTGGATTGTTTCTGGAAGCTCCATTTAATAACATACAAGATGAATTAACAGAACATCCGTTTGCACAg GTATTCAAGCACTTACCATGGTTCCATTGGATAGCAGTTGAACcattttataagaataatcTGAGATTTGAGTCTGACAAGCATATTACTAAGATTAACTGtcctattataatattacatgctGAAGATGATGGTGTAATTCCAGTTTTTTTGGCAGAAAAG CTTTATCAATCAGCAGTAGATAGTTTTGGGAATAATACAAATCGTattgaaatgataaaaatagattcATCCTATGGATTTGGACATAAATATATCTGTAGGTGGAAGGAATTGCCTAATATAATTAA GACATTTGTCGTCAAAGCACATGGAAATTGGACTGAATAA
- the LOC105201052 gene encoding lysophosphatidylserine lipase ABHD12 isoform X4, whose translation MNTTRCLTWTMKISLLLYLIIFGLLPLIFHYSYTLQKKILFLNFVYWPLKVEFNPKLIGLEGARNFYLHTDQQVKIGAWQILPRSLLNNSIPATDEAYEAVLSNAEQPVFLYMHGNSGNRASSHRLELYKLFQDLDYHVICFDYRSYGDSDVVELSEKGVVMDSKYVLEWVMKKVNGSAPIFVWGHSLGTGVSTHVLDLLAAENIQPTGLFLEAPFNNIQDELTEHPFAQVFKHLPWFHWIAVEPFYKNNLRFESDKHITKINCPIIILHAEDDGVIPVFLAEKLYQSAVDSFGNNTNRIEMIKIDSSYGFGHKYICRWKELPNIIKTFVVKAHGNWTE comes from the exons ATGAACACAACaag atGCCTGACTTGGACTATGAAGATATCTTTGCTgctatatcttattatttttggGCTTCTGCCtctaatttttcattattcttataCTCTTCAGAAGaagatactttttttaaattttg tatattgGCCACTTAAAGTAGAGTTTAATCCAAAATTGATTGGGCTGGAAGGtgctagaaatttttatttacatactgACCAGCAAGTAAAGATAGGTGCATG GCAGATATTACCACggtctttattaaataattccattCCTGCGACAGATGAAGCTTATGAGGCAGTTTTAAGTAATGCTGAACAACCTGTATTTTTGTACATGCATGGAAATAGTGGTAATAGAGCAAGTTCGCATAGACTCGAGCTTTATAAGCTCTTCCAAGATCTAGATTATCATGTTATATGTTTTGATTATAGAA GCTATGGCGATAGCGATGTAGTCGAGCTCTCCGAGAAAGGCGTAGTTATGGATAGTAAATATGTTCTTGAGTGGgtaatgaaaaaagttaatggtTCCGCTCCGATTTTTGTTTGGGGGCATTCTCTAGGAACCGG agtTTCTACGCATGTATTAGATCTGCTAGCAGCTGAGAATATACAACCAACTGGATTGTTTCTGGAAGCTCCATTTAATAACATACAAGATGAATTAACAGAACATCCGTTTGCACAg GTATTCAAGCACTTACCATGGTTCCATTGGATAGCAGTTGAACcattttataagaataatcTGAGATTTGAGTCTGACAAGCATATTACTAAGATTAACTGtcctattataatattacatgctGAAGATGATGGTGTAATTCCAGTTTTTTTGGCAGAAAAG CTTTATCAATCAGCAGTAGATAGTTTTGGGAATAATACAAATCGTattgaaatgataaaaatagattcATCCTATGGATTTGGACATAAATATATCTGTAGGTGGAAGGAATTGCCTAATATAATTAA GACATTTGTCGTCAAAGCACATGGAAATTGGACTGAATAA
- the LOC105200976 gene encoding 2-oxoglutarate and iron-dependent oxygenase JMJD4 encodes MSTLVEINSSLYSVNESTCVPDTIERIDSTVTYDEFFSKHLICNKPCIIGLQATENWPCRREWVSNGAPNLEVLRMLFGRSVVPIADCNRKFYNSQLKNDMSMESYLEYWVNYKQNCYTKSMPLLYLKDWHCMRNFPDISIYEVPQYFVSDWLNEYYIAHPELGDDYMFVYMGPKETWTPLHADVFTSYSWSANIVGRKRWLLFPPHEEDYLRDLYGQLAYDAVSEELNDHTKYKMYNSKKLKCFDVTQEAGEIIFVPSGWHHQVWNLEDTISINHNWINGCNIANVWCTLKKELRSVMKEVDDCKDMKNWNEHCQLMLKISYGMDYKQFLEFISFIAKNRLHAMIKKSQVVSFNKYRFGRNHCLFDLRALKTILEDIITDAQNLSIYNLMCENNEARVLLKDITLFLESFCNIENVVSP; translated from the exons ATGTCAACGCTCGTTGAGATCAACAGCTCGTTGTATTCTGTCAACGAAAGCACTTGCGTCCCTGATACAATCGAGCGAATCGACTCGACGGTGACGTACGACGAGTTCTTCTCCAAACATCTAATATGTAACAAGCCGTGCATCATCGGTTTGCAAGCCACCGAGAACTGGCCGTGCAGACGTGAATGGGTATCAAACGGTGCGCCCAATCTCGAGGTGCTCCGCATGCTGTTtg GACGTTCCGTTGTCCCCATTGCCGATTGTAACAGAAAGTTTTATAATTCACAATTAAAGAATGATATGTCCATGGAGAGTTACCTGGAGTATTGGGTCAACTATAAGCAAAACTGTTACACCAAATCAATGCCGTTGTTGTACTTGAAAGATTGGCATTGCATGAGAAACTTCCCTGATATTTCAATTTACGAAGTGCCTCAGTATTTTGTTTCCGACTGGTTGAATGAATATTATATTGCTCATCCTGAACTAGGTGACGATTACATGTTTGTATATATGGGCCCAAAAGAAACCtg GACTCCACTACACGCGGATGTTTTTACATCATATAGTTGGTCTGCAAATATAGTTGGAAGAAAGAGATGGTTACTCTTTCCTCCACATGAAGAGGACTACCTTCGTGATCTTTATGGGCAATTGGCATATGACGCGGTTTCAGAAGAACTTAATGATCACACGAAATATAAGATGTACAatagtaaaaagttaaaatgtttTGATGTAACTCAAGAAGCAGGAGAGATTATATTTGTGCCATCTGGATGGCATCATCAAGTCTGGAATTTG GAAGATACAATTTCGATTAATCATAATTGGATCAATGGCTGTAATATCGCCAATGTATGGTgcacactgaaaaaagagttgAGATCCGTCATGAAAGAAGTTGATGATTGCAAGGATATGAAGAATTGGAATGAACATTGCCAATTGATGTTAAAAATCTCTTATGGCATGGACTATAAACAGTTTCTCGAATTCATATCATTTATTGCTAAGAATCGTTTACATGCTATGATAAAAAAGAGCCAAGTCGTGAGTTTTAATAAGTATCGTTTCGGACGTAATCATTGTTTGTTTGATTTGCGAGCACTTAAAACCATATTAGAGGATATTATCACAGACGCGCAAAATCTGTCCATCTACAATTTGATGTGTGAGAATAATGAAGCCCGTGTTTTGTTGAAAGATATTACTTTGTTTCTTGAGTCTTTTTGTAACATTGAAAATGTAGTTTCTCCATGA
- the LOC105201052 gene encoding lysophosphatidylserine lipase ABHD12 isoform X2 gives MVYWLPKKRFVRRCLTWTMKISLLLYLIIFGLLPLIFHYSYTLQKKILFLNFVYWPLKVEFNPKLIGLEGARNFYLHTDQQVKIGAWQILPRSLLNNSIPATDEAYEAVLSNAEQPVFLYMHGNSGNRASSHRLELYKLFQDLDYHVICFDYRSYGDSDVVELSEKGVVMDSKYVLEWVMKKVNGSAPIFVWGHSLGTGVSTHVLDLLAAENIQPTGLFLEAPFNNIQDELTEHPFAQVFKHLPWFHWIAVEPFYKNNLRFESDKHITKINCPIIILHAEDDGVIPVFLAEKLYQSAVDSFGNNTNRIEMIKIDSSYGFGHKYICRWKELPNIIKTFVVKAHGNWTE, from the exons ATGGTGTACTGGTTACCGAAGAAACGTTTTGTCAGAAG atGCCTGACTTGGACTATGAAGATATCTTTGCTgctatatcttattatttttggGCTTCTGCCtctaatttttcattattcttataCTCTTCAGAAGaagatactttttttaaattttg tatattgGCCACTTAAAGTAGAGTTTAATCCAAAATTGATTGGGCTGGAAGGtgctagaaatttttatttacatactgACCAGCAAGTAAAGATAGGTGCATG GCAGATATTACCACggtctttattaaataattccattCCTGCGACAGATGAAGCTTATGAGGCAGTTTTAAGTAATGCTGAACAACCTGTATTTTTGTACATGCATGGAAATAGTGGTAATAGAGCAAGTTCGCATAGACTCGAGCTTTATAAGCTCTTCCAAGATCTAGATTATCATGTTATATGTTTTGATTATAGAA GCTATGGCGATAGCGATGTAGTCGAGCTCTCCGAGAAAGGCGTAGTTATGGATAGTAAATATGTTCTTGAGTGGgtaatgaaaaaagttaatggtTCCGCTCCGATTTTTGTTTGGGGGCATTCTCTAGGAACCGG agtTTCTACGCATGTATTAGATCTGCTAGCAGCTGAGAATATACAACCAACTGGATTGTTTCTGGAAGCTCCATTTAATAACATACAAGATGAATTAACAGAACATCCGTTTGCACAg GTATTCAAGCACTTACCATGGTTCCATTGGATAGCAGTTGAACcattttataagaataatcTGAGATTTGAGTCTGACAAGCATATTACTAAGATTAACTGtcctattataatattacatgctGAAGATGATGGTGTAATTCCAGTTTTTTTGGCAGAAAAG CTTTATCAATCAGCAGTAGATAGTTTTGGGAATAATACAAATCGTattgaaatgataaaaatagattcATCCTATGGATTTGGACATAAATATATCTGTAGGTGGAAGGAATTGCCTAATATAATTAA GACATTTGTCGTCAAAGCACATGGAAATTGGACTGAATAA